A region of Micromonospora sp. WMMD882 DNA encodes the following proteins:
- a CDS encoding family 43 glycosylhydrolase, whose translation MTQRLRRTARRRAAAIATVGALLAAGLTAAAPVQAADTNLVVNGGFEEGLTGWFVNNGNATDRATLTPTTDAYAGSGAVRVSDRATTGSGPMQDLSGKVQAGQTYSLSARIRYDNAAGPATKQFFATMHYGAATYTNLVSVTATRGQWAHVDGRFTIPAGQSVSTARLFFETPWTSAPADDPDLHLMDFTLDDVSVVGAAPPAAPSKTIEVVGKLPGEHNPLIGHKFGADGFGFVHDGRVYLYLTNDTQGYAPDPVTGVSPGINYGDINQITVLSSTDLVNWTDHGEVPVAGPNGVAPFTNNSWAPGMAKKVVNGEEKFFLYYANGGGSSNVITGASPLGPWTSERTSTLIDGRTPGASDVAWKFDPAPLVDSDGQAYLYFGGGPASTSMPPAERFNNPKNIRVIRLGDDMVTTEGTAAVVDAPVAFEAAQVFERDGKYYLSYSSHFGGNDFGGNQTPLPGYPGGGQIGYLISDDPMSWPKETYAGVLFPNQSQFFGSGTGGNNHQSVFEYEGRHYFTYHAPTLNKRINGNTTQGYRSPHIQELAFNADGTIRQVVGTYAGVEQVRDFDPYRVFEAETFGWSKGVATAKTDGGSAQFGATAPNLVVRDVDNGDWTALSSVDFGAGAASVTAKARPLTTGGQIQVRLGAATAPVVATIPVDGPVGQWTELTAPLDGVTGTHDVYFSYAGPTGVDLFELDTWRFAGADALPVTASAQARCVAGKVFVAVQARNDHDGPVDVVLSSGFGERSVSQVASGANAYQQFASRASAVPAGTATVRVTGSVAGRTVTTSRSVDYPAVDCGS comes from the coding sequence GTGACCCAGCGTCTGCGAAGGACGGCCCGACGACGGGCCGCCGCGATCGCCACGGTCGGCGCGCTGCTCGCCGCCGGCCTCACCGCGGCGGCGCCGGTCCAGGCCGCCGACACCAACCTCGTCGTCAACGGCGGGTTCGAGGAGGGCCTGACCGGCTGGTTCGTCAACAACGGCAACGCCACCGACCGGGCCACCCTCACCCCCACCACGGACGCCTACGCCGGGTCCGGCGCGGTGCGCGTCAGCGACCGGGCCACCACCGGCTCCGGCCCCATGCAGGACCTCTCCGGCAAGGTCCAGGCCGGACAGACCTACTCCCTCAGCGCCCGGATCCGGTACGACAACGCCGCCGGACCGGCCACCAAACAGTTCTTCGCCACCATGCACTACGGCGCGGCCACCTACACCAACCTGGTGAGCGTCACCGCGACCAGGGGCCAGTGGGCGCACGTCGACGGCCGGTTCACCATCCCGGCCGGGCAGAGCGTCTCCACCGCCCGGCTCTTCTTCGAGACGCCGTGGACCAGCGCCCCGGCCGACGACCCGGACCTGCACCTGATGGACTTCACCCTCGACGACGTCTCCGTGGTCGGCGCCGCGCCGCCCGCCGCGCCGTCGAAGACCATCGAGGTCGTCGGCAAGCTGCCCGGTGAGCACAACCCGTTGATCGGGCACAAGTTCGGCGCGGACGGCTTCGGCTTCGTGCACGACGGCCGGGTGTACCTCTACCTGACCAACGACACCCAGGGGTACGCGCCGGACCCGGTCACCGGGGTGTCCCCGGGCATCAACTACGGCGACATCAACCAGATCACCGTGCTGTCCTCCACCGACCTGGTGAACTGGACCGACCACGGTGAGGTCCCGGTGGCCGGCCCGAACGGCGTCGCGCCGTTCACCAACAACTCCTGGGCCCCCGGCATGGCGAAGAAGGTGGTGAACGGGGAGGAGAAGTTCTTCCTGTACTACGCCAACGGCGGCGGATCGAGCAACGTGATCACCGGCGCGTCGCCGCTCGGCCCGTGGACCAGCGAACGCACCAGCACCCTGATCGACGGCCGTACCCCGGGCGCGTCGGACGTCGCGTGGAAGTTCGACCCGGCCCCGCTGGTGGACTCCGACGGCCAGGCGTACCTCTACTTCGGTGGCGGTCCGGCGTCGACGAGCATGCCGCCGGCCGAACGCTTCAACAACCCGAAGAACATCCGGGTGATCCGGCTCGGCGACGACATGGTGACCACCGAGGGCACGGCGGCGGTCGTGGACGCCCCGGTGGCCTTCGAGGCGGCCCAGGTGTTCGAGCGGGACGGGAAGTACTACCTGTCGTACTCCTCGCACTTCGGCGGCAACGACTTCGGCGGCAACCAGACGCCCCTGCCCGGCTACCCCGGCGGCGGCCAGATCGGCTACCTGATCTCCGACGACCCGATGTCCTGGCCGAAGGAGACCTACGCGGGCGTGCTGTTCCCCAACCAGTCGCAGTTCTTCGGGTCCGGCACCGGCGGCAACAACCACCAGTCGGTGTTCGAGTACGAGGGCAGGCACTACTTCACGTACCACGCCCCGACGCTGAACAAGCGGATCAACGGCAACACCACCCAGGGCTACCGCAGCCCGCACATCCAGGAGCTGGCGTTCAACGCCGACGGCACCATCCGGCAGGTCGTCGGCACCTACGCCGGCGTCGAGCAGGTCCGCGACTTCGACCCGTACCGGGTGTTCGAGGCCGAGACGTTCGGCTGGAGCAAGGGCGTCGCCACCGCGAAGACCGACGGCGGGTCCGCCCAGTTCGGCGCGACCGCCCCGAACCTGGTGGTCCGGGACGTCGACAACGGCGACTGGACCGCCCTGTCGTCGGTGGACTTCGGCGCGGGCGCGGCCAGCGTCACGGCGAAGGCGCGTCCGCTGACGACCGGCGGTCAGATCCAGGTACGGCTCGGCGCGGCCACCGCGCCGGTCGTGGCGACCATCCCCGTCGACGGTCCGGTCGGCCAGTGGACCGAGCTGACCGCGCCGCTCGACGGCGTGACCGGCACGCACGACGTGTACTTCAGCTACGCCGGACCCACCGGCGTCGACCTGTTCGAGCTGGACACCTGGCGCTTCGCCGGGGCGGACGCGCTGCCCGTGACGGCCAGCGCGCAGGCGCGGTGTGTGGCGGGGAAGGTGTTCGTGGCGGTGCAGGCGCGTAACGACCACGACGGGCCGGTGGACGTGGTGTTGTCCAGCGGGTTCGGGGAGCGGTCGGTGTCGCAGGTGGCGTCGGGGGCGAACGCGTACCAGCAGTTCGCGTCGCGGGCGTCGGCGGTGCCGGCGGGTACGGCGACGGTGCGGGTGACCGGTTCGGTGGCCGGTCGGACGGTGACGACCAGCCGGTCCGTGGACTATCCGGCCGTCGACTGCGGCAGTTGA
- a CDS encoding GlcNAc-transferase family protein has translation MSVFVSVAAYRDPELAPTVRDCLAKADRPDEVRVVVNWQHLGDEDVSALRADPRVTVLEFDARHSRGVCWARAQIQRHYVDSDWYLQVDSHTRFAPGWDSRLIAMAGRTGAAKPVLTCYPPTYDPAVEFTGGGEPTLIFLSGWTDDGLPRFQHFRIPGWRERTAPVPARFVAAGFLFAPGSFVREVPYDERIYCQGEEINLATRAYTWGYDLFHPVEVLAWHYYVRQGQARHWMDHRTPGADHWHRRDRAGRRRVRTLLRYPVTGGFGAGPARTMADYQAYAGVDFATCSATADTLAGRLPARPAALVG, from the coding sequence GTGAGCGTTTTCGTGTCGGTCGCCGCGTACCGGGATCCGGAGCTGGCGCCGACGGTGCGGGACTGCCTGGCCAAGGCCGACCGCCCGGACGAGGTGCGGGTGGTGGTGAACTGGCAGCATCTCGGCGACGAGGACGTGTCGGCGTTGCGCGCCGACCCCCGGGTCACCGTGCTGGAGTTCGACGCCCGGCACAGCCGGGGCGTGTGCTGGGCGCGGGCGCAGATCCAACGACACTACGTCGACTCCGACTGGTACCTCCAGGTGGACAGCCACACCCGGTTCGCCCCGGGCTGGGATTCCCGGCTGATCGCGATGGCCGGGCGGACCGGGGCCGCCAAGCCGGTCCTGACCTGCTACCCCCCGACGTACGACCCGGCGGTGGAGTTCACCGGCGGCGGCGAGCCGACGCTGATCTTCCTCAGTGGCTGGACCGACGACGGGCTGCCCCGCTTCCAGCACTTCCGCATCCCGGGCTGGCGGGAGCGGACCGCCCCGGTTCCGGCCCGGTTCGTGGCCGCCGGTTTCCTGTTCGCCCCGGGGTCGTTCGTCCGCGAGGTGCCCTACGACGAGCGGATCTACTGCCAGGGCGAGGAGATCAACCTCGCCACCCGCGCGTACACCTGGGGGTACGACCTGTTCCACCCGGTCGAGGTGCTGGCCTGGCACTACTACGTCCGGCAGGGTCAGGCGCGGCACTGGATGGACCACCGTACGCCGGGCGCCGACCACTGGCACCGGCGGGACCGGGCCGGCCGCCGCCGGGTGCGGACCCTGCTGCGGTACCCGGTGACGGGTGGCTTCGGGGCCGGGCCGGCGCGCACGATGGCGGACTACCAGGCGTACGCGGGCGTCGACTTCGCCACCTGCTCCGCGACGGCCGACACGCTGGCCGGTCGACTGCCGGCCCGACCGGCGGCGCTGGTGGGGTGA
- a CDS encoding YrhB domain-containing protein has product MTARGADDRARRADGEEWVGMDADEARRLAGAKLRELADPAEPLRLAPEPPVEYPWCWVFPFDTERWYRTGALPDAALAGPLVVDKGTGLVWQAPSAPPLERWLNAYGAQRGLPAVPVPPPASPW; this is encoded by the coding sequence ATGACCGCGCGCGGGGCCGACGACCGGGCGCGCCGCGCCGACGGAGAGGAGTGGGTGGGGATGGACGCCGACGAGGCCCGCCGGCTGGCCGGGGCGAAACTGCGCGAGCTGGCGGATCCGGCGGAGCCGTTGCGGCTCGCGCCGGAGCCGCCGGTTGAGTACCCGTGGTGCTGGGTGTTCCCGTTCGACACCGAACGCTGGTACCGCACCGGGGCGCTCCCCGACGCGGCGCTGGCCGGTCCGCTGGTGGTGGACAAGGGCACCGGGCTGGTGTGGCAGGCGCCGTCCGCGCCGCCGCTGGAGCGTTGGCTGAACGCGTACGGCGCGCAGCGGGGGCTGCCCGCCGTGCCCGTGCCGCCGCCGGCGAGTCCCTGGTGA
- a CDS encoding type VII secretion system-associated protein → MDQVESYFLLMDPDWQPGPDDDAPDAGAVLGLWPVEADGGLGAFRANPDYRPRDADAVADPLDALFRLAVRGQAPAEQIQLALRDTLVDVALGGDDRPLILRSPDDVPCVVLATSAPQRDRVDAPRWRRIDLAELVALLPDRVDTLFNPAGPAPMRLIGDFVRETLLMGDDEIAEARAVALAALPADRGVPVLPWVVGEPTAPTT, encoded by the coding sequence GTGGACCAGGTGGAGAGCTACTTCCTGCTGATGGACCCGGACTGGCAGCCGGGCCCCGACGACGACGCCCCGGACGCCGGGGCGGTGCTCGGGCTGTGGCCGGTGGAGGCCGACGGCGGTCTGGGCGCGTTCCGCGCCAACCCGGACTACCGGCCGCGCGACGCCGACGCGGTGGCGGACCCGCTGGACGCGCTGTTCCGGCTGGCCGTACGCGGGCAGGCGCCGGCGGAGCAGATCCAGTTGGCGTTGCGGGACACGCTCGTCGACGTGGCGTTGGGCGGCGACGACCGGCCGCTGATCCTGCGCTCACCCGACGACGTGCCGTGCGTGGTGCTCGCCACCAGCGCGCCGCAGCGGGACCGGGTCGACGCGCCCCGCTGGCGGCGGATCGACCTGGCCGAGCTGGTGGCGTTGCTGCCGGACCGGGTGGACACGCTGTTCAACCCGGCCGGCCCGGCGCCGATGCGACTGATCGGCGACTTCGTCCGGGAGACGCTGCTGATGGGCGACGACGAGATCGCCGAGGCCCGCGCGGTGGCGCTGGCCGCCCTGCCGGCCGACCGGGGCGTCCCGGTGCTGCCGTGGGTGGTCGGCGAGCCGACCGCCCCGACGACATGA
- a CDS encoding type VII secretion system-associated protein — protein sequence MTDEPDGHYFLLMDPQWQREDETVPPLRSVVGLWPVTVDGAVGAFRANPEYVPLSPGSPTDPVDALLRLAARGDARVEQLQLVLRDTLVDLAMNGDGRPLLVRSPDDVPCVVVATAAAHQGRVPAPDWRRVELAELVERLADGVDVLINPGGPAAVRLTGDFLRHTLLLAGDELAALHDRFRETETVAVVPWETVEDR from the coding sequence GTGACCGACGAGCCGGACGGCCACTACTTCCTGCTGATGGACCCGCAGTGGCAGCGGGAGGACGAGACGGTCCCGCCGCTGCGCTCGGTGGTCGGGCTCTGGCCGGTCACCGTGGACGGCGCGGTGGGCGCGTTCCGCGCCAACCCCGAGTACGTCCCGCTGAGCCCCGGGTCGCCCACCGATCCGGTGGACGCGTTGCTGCGGCTGGCCGCGCGCGGCGACGCCCGGGTGGAGCAGTTGCAGTTAGTCCTCCGGGACACGCTCGTCGACCTGGCCATGAACGGTGACGGACGGCCGCTGCTGGTCCGCTCCCCCGACGACGTGCCGTGCGTGGTGGTGGCCACCGCGGCGGCGCACCAGGGCCGGGTGCCCGCGCCCGACTGGCGGCGGGTCGAGCTGGCCGAGCTGGTCGAGCGCCTGGCCGACGGGGTGGACGTGCTGATCAACCCGGGCGGCCCGGCGGCGGTGCGGCTGACCGGGGATTTCCTGCGGCACACCCTGCTGCTGGCCGGCGATGAGCTGGCCGCCCTGCACGACCGGTTCCGCGAGACGGAGACGGTGGCCGTCGTCCCCTGGGAGACGGTCGAGGACCGGTGA